From the genome of Lotus japonicus ecotype B-129 chromosome 6, LjGifu_v1.2, one region includes:
- the LOC130722632 gene encoding U-box domain-containing protein 1-like, with the protein MMISSTFLPNKSLLDSLINISNEASSMEKFPFLHARNVTSMIRRIKVLSSLFEEIQVSDTPLPPSSILCFTEFFSLITKVKLLIQECKDGSNLWGLIQLEFISNQFYVLAKEMGRVLDILPVSLLNITTDMREQLEILHKQTKKIELFIDPRDLQRRDQLLQVMANKSLPHNKSKGFIDLRKLEEILSSIGFRSPSDYDREISKLEAEAQNQAGTGGLMVVSNINNLLCVVSHAKSMFFEDGESKKDERNCKKLSEFLYVKIHDSSSSSQSMTVDIPDEFRCSISLQLMRDPVILSSGHTYDRNSIAKWINSGHHTCPKSGQRLIHTALIPNFALKSLIQQWCQENKVPVNDPTSLLSEGNNSKKNLNENAVDQVSTNQGSTDSVKMTAEFLVGKLATGSADIQMKAAYELRLLAKSGMNNRRIIAEAGAIPFLVTLLGSNDSRIQENAVTALLNLSIFDNNKILIMAAGAVENIIGVLESGKSMEARENAAAAIFSLSMVDECKVTIGTHPRAIPALIGLLKEGTATGKRDAATALFNLAVYKHNKASIVHAGAVTLLIELLMDDKAGITDDALAVLALLLGCSQGLEEIRNSKELVPLLVDLLRIGSARGKENSITLLLGLCKEEGELVASRLLANPRSVPSLQSLAAVGSLRAQRKADALLRLLNRCCSQPHHSL; encoded by the coding sequence ATGATGATCTCCTCAACCTTCTTACCGAATAAGTCTTTGCTAGATTCATTGATTAACATATCCAATGAAGCTAGCTCAATGGAGAAGTTTCCATTTCTACATGCAAGGAATGTCACATCCATGATAAGGAGGATCAAggttctttcttctttgtttgaagAGATTCAAGTATCAGATACTCCACTTCCTCCTTCTTCAATCCTGTGTTTCACTGAGTTCTTTTCTTTGATCACAAAAGTCAAGCTTTTGATCCAAGAATGCAAGGATGGAAGCAATCTCTGGGGTCTAATACAGTTAGAGTTCATCTCCAACCAGTTTTATGTGCTGGCAAAGGAAATGGGAAGGGTCCTTGATATCCTTCCTGTGAGTTTGCTTAACATAACAACAGATATGAGGGAACAACTAGAGATTCTGCATAAACAGACAAAGAAGATTGAGTTGTTCATTGATCCTAGAGATCTTCAAAGAAGAGATCAGCTCCTACAAGTGATGGCCAACAAAAGTTTACCACACAACAAGAGCAAAGGCTTCATTGATTTGAGGAAATTGGAAGAGATATTAAGCAGCATTGGTTTCAGAAGTCCTTCAGATTATGATAGAGAAATATCAAAGCTAGAGGCtgaagctcagaatcaagcaggcACAGGAGGACTAATGGTGGTCTCTAATATAAACAACCTCTTATGTGTGGTTTCACATGCCAAATCAATGTTTTTCGAAGATGGAGAAAGTAAAAAAGATGAAAGAAACTGCAAGAAACTATCTGAATTTCTGTATGTTAAAATCCATGATAGTTCCTCATCTTCTCAGTCCATGACAGTTGATATTCCTGACGAATTTCGTTGCTCAATTTCACTTCAACTAATGAGAGACCCTGTGATTTTATCATCTGGGCACACTTATGATCGAAATTCTATTGCAAAGTGGATAAACTCAGGGCACCATACTTGCCCCAAGAGTGGACAAAGGTTAATTCACACAGCTCTAATACCCAATTTTGCATTGAAGAGTCTTATACAACAATGGTGCCAAGAAAACAAGGTCCCAGTAAACGATCCTACTTCTTTGCTTTCAGAGGGAAACAACAGCAAGAAGAACCTGAATGAGAATGCTGTTGATCAGGTTTCTACAAACCAGGGATCTACAGATTCTGTCAAAATGACAGCAGAGTTTCTTGTTGGGAAATTGGCAACTGGCTCAGCTGACATCCAAATGAAAGCAGCATATGAGCTTCGGCTACTCGCAAAATCCGGCATGAATAACAGAAGAATTATAGCTGAGGCTGGGGCTATTCCGTTTCTAGTGACGCTACTAGGTTCCAATGATTCAAGAATCCAGGAAAATGCAGTCACAGCTTTGCTAAACCTTTCGATCTTCGACAACAACAAGATCTTGATAATGGCAGCTGGAGCAGTAGAAAATATAATAGGAGTGCTGGAATCAGGGAAGAGCATGGAAGCAAGAGAAAATGCAGCAGCAGCAATCTTCAGCCTTTCCATGGTAGATGAATGTAAAGTAACAATTGGAACTCATCCAAGGGCCATACCTGCTTTAATTGGACTCCTTAAAGAAGGAACTGCTACAGGGAAAAGAGATGCAGCTACTGCACTTTTCAATCTTGCAGTTTACAAGCACAACAAGGCAAGTATTGTTCATGCTGGGGCAGTTACTTTGCTGATTGAGTTGCTGATGGATGACAAAGCTGGCATAACGGATGATGCTTTGGCAGTGCTTGCTTTGCTTCTGGGTTGCTCTCAAGGTCTAGAAGAGATAAGGAACAGCAAAGAACTGGTCCCTCTTCTTGTTGATCTTCTGAGAATTGGATCAGCCAGAGGGAAGGAAAATTCAATAACTCTGTTGCTGGGGTTGTGCAAAGAAGAAGGAGAGCTTGTGGCGAGCCGTCTCTTGGCGAATCCAAGGAGTGTTCCTTCTCTTCAAAGCTTGGCTGCTGTTGGTTCCTTGAGAGCTCAAAGAAAGGCTGATGCATTGCTTCGCTTGCTCAATCGGTGCTGCTCACAACCTCATCATTCTCTTTGA
- the LOC130722631 gene encoding UTP--glucose-1-phosphate uridylyltransferase 3, chloroplastic produces the protein MIHSSTSSLLRHNNHRFLFSFRSKPSNSDSHSNSHSQQSLSFGNSLLSLTPSSARSSCCHVARVSTEALELSSTPPPPGFDLRREIARLTALREKLAGCGTTEEKLRAVNSDSRVRRFFSSHRGLVRVLALGSEELFLLKCLVAAGQEHVLCLGDGGQLESSPAAAASEGSVKSAFYALAEMIEKLDSRNGNGGVGFGNMGMALEDHEIRDLNKLLETLAQIERFYDCIGGIIGYQITVLEIIAQKLFERQNINWAQHMHEVKECQILGIDAPKGHDLSENTEYASQAALWGIEGLPDLGEIYPLGGAADRLGLVDPDTGECLPAAMLPYCGRTLLEGLIRDLQAREFLYFKLFGKQCITPVAIMTSSAKNNHKHVTSLCERLSWFGRGRSTFQLFEQPLVPVVGAEDGQWLVTEPFSPLTKPGGHGVIWKLAHDKGIFKWFYGHGRKGATVRQVSNVVAATDLTLLALAGIGLRQGKKLGFASCKRSSGATEGINVLMEKKSLDGNWEYGVSCIEYTEFEKYGITNGTLAPLSMQAEFPANTNILYVDLPSAELVGSSKSDNSLPGMVLNTRKTIDYVDQFGRHCRISGGRLECTMQNIADNYFNSYSSRCYNGVEDKLDTFIVYNERRRVTSSAKKKRRHGDKSLHQTPEGSLLDILRNAHDLLSGCEIRLPEIEANENYVDSGPPFLILLHPALGPLWEVTRQKFYGGSISKGSELQIEVAEFFWRNVQLDGSLLILAENVMGSMRISESGESILHYGQRCGRCKLQNVKVLNKGIDWSYGGNVYWKNDVQRSEVLQIILHGNAEFEATDVTLQGNHVFEIPDGHKLKITPGSPGLAIQLDPIEQCMMDSGSWHWNYKIEGSHIQLEFVES, from the exons ATGATtcactcctccacctcctccctCCTCCGCCATAACAACCACCgcttcctcttctccttccgCTCCAAACCTTCTAATTCTGACTCACACTCTAACTCACACTCACAGCAATCTCTCTCATTTGGAAACTCGCTATTATCTCTCACACCTTCTTCTGCGCGGTCATCATGCTGCCACGTGGCGCGCGTCTCCACGGAGGCATTGGAGCTCTCGTCGACTCCGCCGCCGCCGGGCTTCGACCTCCGCCGCGAGATTGCGAGGCTCACCGCGCTCCGGGAGAAGCTCGCCGGCTGCGGTACCACCGAGGAGAAGCTCCGGGCGGTGAACTCCGATTCCAGGGTGAGGAGATTCTTCAGCTCCCACCGCGGGCTCGTGAGGGTTTTGGCGCTCGGGTCTGAGGAGTTGTTCTTGCTCAAGTGCTTGGTTGCCGCCGGGCAGGAGCACGTGCTGTGCTTGGGTGACGGTGGACAGCTGGAGTCTTCGCCGGCGGCGGCGGCGAGTGAGGGGTCTGTGAAGAGCGCGTTCTACGCTCTGGCGGAGATGATTGAGAAACTGGATTCGCGTAACGGCAATGGCGGTGTGGGGTTTGGGAACATGGGGATGGCTTTGGAGGATCATGAAATTCGTGACCTGAACAAGTTGTTAGAGACTTTGGCGCAAATTGAACGCTTCTATGACTGCATTGGGGGAATTATAGG ATATCAGATAACAGTACTGGAAATTATTGCCCAAAAATTGTTTGAGAGGCAGAATATAAACTGGGCTCAGCACATGCATGAAGTGAAAGAATGCCAAATTTTGGGAATCGATGCACCTAAAGGGCATGACCTTTCTGAAAATACAGAATATGCATCTCAAGCAGCTCTATGGGGTATAGAG GGTTTGCCAGACCTAGGTGAAATTTATCCTTTGGGAGGCGCTGCAGACAGGCTTGGTTTAGTTGATCCTGACACTGGTGAATGCCTGCCCGCTGCGATGCTACCCTATTGTGGAAGGACTTTGTTGGAAGGTCTTATAAGAGATCTGCAG GCTAGAGAGTTCTTGTACTTCAAGTTATTTGGGAAACAATGTATCACCCCTGTTGCTATAATGACAAGTTCTGCAAAGAACAACCACAAACACGTCACTTCTCTATGTGAAAGACTTTCATGGTTTGGAAGAGGTCGATCAACTTTCCAACTTTTTGAGCAG CCTCTTGTGCCAGTTGTAGGTGCAGAAGATGGGCAGTGGTTGGTCACGGAACCATTCAGTCCCTTGACCAAGCCTGGTGGTCATGGTGTCATATGGAAACTTGCTCACGACAAAGGCATCTTCAAATGGTTTTATGGACATGGAAGAAAAGGAGCAACTGTGCGCCAAGTCAG TAATGTTGTGGCAGCTACAGATTTAACCCTCTTGGCCTTAGCAGGGATTGGATTACGTCAAGGAAAG AAACTGGGGTTTGCTTCCTGTAAGCGTAGCTCAGGAGCCACAGAAGGAATTAATGTCCTGATGGAGAAGAAAAGTCTTGATGGTAACTGGGAATATGGTGTTTCTTGCATTGAATACACAGAGTTTGAGAAGTATGGGATTACGAATGGAACTCTTGCTCCGTTAAG TATGCAGGCAGAGTTTCCAGCGAATACAAACATCTTATATGTTGATTTACCTTCTGCGGAGCTAGTTGGATCAAGTAAGAGTGACAATAGTTTACCTGGAATGGTGCTAAATACAAGAAAGACAATAGATTATGTAGACCAGTTTGGAAGACACTGTAG GATCTCTGGTGGAAGACTAGAGTGCACCATGCAAAATATAGCAGACAATTATTTCAACTCATATTCATCTAGGTGTTATAATGGCGTGGAAG ATAAGCTAGATACATTTATTGTATATAATGAACGAAGAAGAGTTACCTCATCTgctaagaaaaaaagaagacatGGAGACAAGTCCTTACACCAG ACACCTGAGGGCTCACTATTGGATATCTTAAGAAATGCGCATGATCTGCTTTCAGGATGTGAGATAAGACTTCCTGAG ATTGAAGCTAATGAGAACTATGTTGATTCGGGACCACCATTTCTCATCCTTCTTCATCCTGCTCTTGGTCCCCTTTGGGAAGTCACCAGACAAAAA TTTTATGGAGGTTCAATATCGAAGGGCTCTGAGTTACAGATAGAGGTTGCGGAGTTCTTTTGGAGGAATGTTCAG CTTGATGGAAGTCTGCTCATATTAGCTGAAAATGTTATGGGTTCAATGAGGATTAGTGAGAGTGGTGAATCTATACTACATTATGGTCAAAG GTGTGGAAGATGTAAATTGCAGAATGTCAAGGTGTTGAACAAAGGAATTGATTGGAGTTATGGTGGAAACGTGTACTGGAAAAATGATGTGCAGCGGTCTGAGGTATTGCAGATCATACTGCATGGAAATGCAGAATTTGAGGCTACTGATGTTACCTTACAG GGAAATCATGTATTTGAAATTCCAGATGGCCACAAACTGAAGATCACGCCGGGAAGCCCAG GTTTAGCAATCCAGTTGGATCCGATTGAACAGTGCATGATGGACAGTGGAAGCTGGCACTGGAATTACAAGATTGAAGGCTCTCACATTCAGCTAGAATTTGTAGAATCATAG
- the LOC130724967 gene encoding uncharacterized protein LOC130724967 translates to MTTPTCSARVGIANGDHRVSSPEELDQMARSTKKVKTVGISDPDDVPMPQSPTDMEEGENHKGPVVDSQAEVAGKISYRDKVVEGECFNNLFSPQEILESVHEDLCLNDAGDRGLTKARGPFNPNPIIPISIEEYSEWCRPWKNSLIVKLLGKKLGFRWMNQRLQRLWAREGEIKVMDLSEDYFLVRFSSENDYKLALFEGPWMVADHYLMIQRWRPMFKADDSQVQKIAVWIRIPKLPVELFTETFLWRLGSNLGTMLKMILIPLFTPEVDSLESVWNWT, encoded by the coding sequence ATGACGACACCAACTTGCTCTGCTAGGGTTGGGATAGCAAATGGAGACCACCGCGTTTCCTCGCCGGAAGAGCTCGACCAGATGGCACGGAGCACCAAAAAGGTCAAGACTGTGGGAATTTCAGACCCTGATGATGTTCCTATGCCCCAATCCCCAACTGATATGGAGGAGGGCGAGAATCACAAAGGCCCTGTGGTGGACTCGCAAGCGGAGGTTGCAGGTAAGATTTCTTACAGAGACAAGGTTGTGGAGGGTGAATGCTTCAACAACCTCTTTTCTCCTCAAGAAATCTTGGAGTCTGTCCATGAAGACCTGTGCTTGAATGATGCTGGTGACAGAGGGTTGACGAAGGCTAGAGGGCCCTTCAATCCAAACCCAATCATCCCGATATCGATTGAAGAGTACAGCGAATGGTGCCGGCCATGGAAGAACTCTCTGATTGTGAAACTTCTGGGTAAGAAACTGGGCTTTCGGTGGATGAATCAACGGTTGCAACGTCTATGGGCTAGAGAAGGTGAAATTAAAGTCATGGACCTGAGTGAAGATTATTTTCTGGTTCGATTCTCGTCTGAGAATGACTATAAACTTGCCCTGTTTGAAGGACCTTGGATGGTTGCTGACCATTATTTGATGATCCAACGCTGGAGGCCAATGTTCAAAGCTGATGATAGCCAGGTTCAAAAAATTGCAGTGTGGATTCGTATACCAAAACTCCCTGTAGAATTATTTACTGAAACTTTCTTGTGGAGGCTGGGTTCTAATCTTGGCACTATGCTGAAAATGATACTTATACCTCTATTCACACCAGAGGTAGATTCGCTAGAATCTGTGTGGAATTGGACTTGA